A window of candidate division KSB1 bacterium contains these coding sequences:
- a CDS encoding radical SAM protein, producing MPALVKIARTNSKAPFVPLHSLDALWFQVGGTVCNLWCTHCFISCSPKNHSFEFMSRSQVRKYLEESVQYGVKEYYFTGGEPFMNRDMLDILADTLELGPASVLSNGILISPKFAQRLRELADNSIYSLELRISLDGFTEFSNDAIRGEGSFRKALVGVKNLVEEGFLPIITCMQSWDDGDNTAVLEGFKEMLRSIGYTRPRLKIIPPLRIGREELRYRGYTDGEFITPEMMDGYDDRQLLCATSRIVTDRGIYVCPILIEKPDARLGGTLAESFVPYALQHQACYSCYLAGAICSNFAPTRDEQ from the coding sequence ATGCCAGCACTCGTCAAAATCGCCCGCACCAACTCGAAAGCCCCCTTTGTTCCGTTGCACAGCCTCGATGCGCTGTGGTTTCAAGTCGGCGGCACGGTTTGCAATTTGTGGTGTACGCACTGTTTCATCAGTTGCAGCCCGAAAAATCACTCCTTCGAGTTTATGTCACGTTCGCAAGTGCGAAAGTATCTCGAAGAGTCGGTGCAATACGGCGTCAAAGAATACTACTTCACCGGCGGCGAGCCGTTCATGAATCGGGACATGCTCGATATTCTTGCCGATACGCTCGAGCTTGGGCCCGCGAGTGTGCTCTCCAACGGTATTCTCATTTCCCCCAAATTCGCGCAGCGCTTGCGTGAACTTGCCGACAACAGCATTTACTCGTTAGAATTACGCATTAGCCTCGACGGCTTCACGGAGTTCTCCAACGACGCCATTCGCGGCGAAGGGAGTTTTCGCAAGGCCTTGGTCGGCGTCAAAAATTTGGTTGAGGAAGGCTTCCTCCCCATCATCACGTGCATGCAAAGCTGGGATGACGGCGATAACACGGCGGTATTGGAGGGTTTCAAAGAAATGCTGCGCAGCATCGGCTATACGCGCCCGCGTTTGAAAATCATTCCGCCGCTGCGCATCGGCCGCGAGGAGCTGCGCTATCGCGGCTATACCGACGGCGAGTTTATCACACCGGAAATGATGGATGGCTACGATGATCGCCAGCTTCTTTGTGCCACCAGCCGCATCGTCACGGATCGTGGCATTTATGTGTGCCCGATTCTCATCGAGAAACCCGATGCCAGGCTCGGCGGCACACTCGCAGAATCGTTTGTGCCGTATGCGCTGCAGCATCAAGCGTGTTACTCGTGCTATCTCGCGGGCGCCATTTGCAGCAACTTTGCGCCGACGCGGGACGAACAGTAA
- a CDS encoding metallophosphatase family protein — translation MDLGRTNYRRLCVFGGVYNNYLALSALLREVNALGVDEIFCLGDLGAFGPHPNRVYPLLVEGKVRVVQGNYDNSIGNDRDDCQCGYTDPRDNYFAQLSYDYTKANTSREFKDYQKALPACIRFEAFGKRVLLCHGSPRRTNEFLWESTTPTHFLKKLFDDYQADLICATHTGIKWQRRLHDGKMFVNVGVIGRPENDGRTNVWYTLIEFTPELRVEFRSLEYDHRRLAKEMAEEKLPKEFIETVLTGWWTTCLEILPGKERAKGKF, via the coding sequence GTGGATCTTGGAAGAACCAATTACCGCCGCCTCTGCGTTTTTGGCGGTGTTTATAACAACTACCTCGCTTTAAGCGCTTTACTTCGAGAAGTGAATGCACTTGGCGTCGACGAGATTTTTTGCCTCGGCGATCTCGGCGCCTTTGGGCCGCATCCCAATCGCGTCTATCCCCTGCTCGTCGAGGGCAAAGTGCGCGTCGTGCAAGGCAATTACGACAACAGCATCGGCAACGACCGCGATGACTGCCAGTGCGGCTACACCGATCCACGCGACAATTATTTTGCGCAGCTCAGTTACGACTATACCAAAGCCAACACCTCGCGTGAATTTAAGGATTATCAGAAAGCACTCCCTGCTTGTATTCGGTTCGAGGCCTTTGGCAAGCGCGTTCTGCTTTGCCACGGCTCGCCGCGCCGCACCAATGAATTTCTTTGGGAGAGCACGACGCCGACACATTTTCTCAAAAAACTTTTTGACGATTATCAGGCCGATTTGATCTGTGCCACGCACACCGGCATCAAATGGCAGCGGCGATTGCACGACGGAAAGATGTTTGTCAATGTCGGCGTTATTGGCCGCCCGGAGAATGACGGCCGCACCAACGTTTGGTACACGCTGATTGAGTTCACGCCGGAGCTGCGCGTTGAGTTTCGGTCATTGGAATATGACCACCGGCGCCTGGCAAAGGAGATGGCCGAAGAAAAACTGCCCAAAGAATTTATCGAAACCGTGCTCACCGGCTGGTGGACAACGTGTTTGGAAATTCTGCCAGGAAAGGAACGAGCAAAAGGAAAATTTTGA
- a CDS encoding inorganic phosphate transporter, translating to MLEIVLVVLVFMLAYLNGTNDNSKGIATLVGGKVLRPAPAIAWGTITTTAGALAGVAITGGLLKTFSTGLLSQPLQATTFPLAVTIGAAAWIMFASRTGLPVSTTHALTGGILGAALAQLGAAGIVWTALLHKIALPLALSPLVSFAAAWLVFPLIHRALAGVNSYCLCLEVQQTQIIPAYQLAGSIEANVAAPSRPEIQVVADKIEACEQTVSLSAVKLRLADSLHLLTSGLTSFARGLNDTPKIAALLVGAALLEGQSTTKIFGLVAAGMCLGSLLGGRKVLETLSDRITAMDGIEGFTANFGSSALVTAATFIGLPLSTTHVTTSAIVGIGVRSHGRANWQVVRDIAMAWLITLPTAAIIAYGMSIVLKF from the coding sequence TTGCTCGAAATTGTTTTGGTTGTTTTAGTTTTCATGCTCGCCTATTTGAATGGAACCAACGATAATTCCAAAGGCATCGCCACGTTGGTGGGCGGCAAGGTTTTGCGGCCGGCGCCCGCGATTGCGTGGGGAACGATCACCACGACGGCGGGCGCTCTGGCCGGTGTGGCGATTACCGGCGGGCTGCTCAAGACGTTTTCCACCGGTCTCCTGTCACAACCCTTGCAGGCGACAACTTTTCCGCTGGCAGTGACGATTGGTGCGGCAGCTTGGATTATGTTTGCCTCGCGAACCGGATTGCCGGTTTCAACCACCCACGCGCTGACCGGAGGAATCCTCGGCGCGGCGCTGGCGCAACTGGGCGCTGCCGGCATCGTCTGGACGGCGTTGTTGCACAAAATCGCCTTGCCCCTCGCCCTCAGTCCCCTCGTGTCGTTTGCCGCTGCGTGGCTGGTCTTTCCGCTTATTCATCGCGCTTTGGCGGGAGTAAATAGTTACTGCCTCTGCCTCGAAGTACAACAAACGCAAATCATTCCCGCCTATCAACTGGCGGGAAGCATTGAAGCAAACGTCGCTGCGCCAAGCCGGCCGGAAATTCAGGTAGTGGCGGACAAAATTGAAGCTTGTGAGCAAACGGTTTCTCTCAGCGCCGTCAAATTGCGTTTGGCTGATTCACTTCATTTGCTCACCAGCGGCTTGACGAGTTTTGCCCGCGGCTTGAACGACACGCCCAAAATTGCCGCCTTGCTCGTTGGCGCTGCTTTGCTGGAAGGCCAAAGCACAACGAAAATTTTTGGCCTGGTTGCAGCGGGCATGTGCCTCGGCAGTCTGCTCGGCGGCAGAAAGGTGCTCGAAACGCTTTCCGACAGAATCACCGCCATGGATGGGATCGAGGGCTTCACGGCCAATTTCGGCTCGTCCGCTTTAGTGACCGCAGCAACTTTTATAGGTTTGCCTCTCTCAACAACTCACGTCACCACCAGTGCGATCGTTGGCATCGGGGTGCGAAGTCATGGTCGGGCCAACTGGCAAGTCGTTCGTGATATTGCGATGGCCTGGCTGATTACGCTGCCGACAGCGGCCATCATCGCCTACGGCATGAGCATCGTTCTCAAATTTTGA
- a CDS encoding methyltransferase domain-containing protein → MSADTPNLVAERAVRERYSQAAQKKETTLCCPVEYNQEYLKILPPEILERDYGCGDPSQFVREGETVLDLGSGGGKICYIAAQVVGPQGKVIGVDMNDEMLALARKYQDEMTQKIGAPNVEFRKGKIQDLRLDLEEVDEYLRRHPIRTSADLQLLEEYSEALRKNAPLIEDNSVDVVVSNCVLNLVREEDRRQLFAEIFRVLKIGGRAAISDIVSDEEVSEHLKNDPELWSGCISGAFTETGFLKAFEEAGFYGVEIVKRDDKPWQTVEGIEFRSVTVVAHKGKQGPCFERNQAVIYKGPWKAVIDDDGHTLYRGERMAVCDKTFRLYTRKESPYGQDLITVEPYNEIPLEEAKSFNCSKNARRHPKETKGQDYKVTEISEGSCCGPDGCC, encoded by the coding sequence ATGTCTGCTGACACCCCCAACCTTGTTGCTGAACGCGCCGTCCGTGAACGTTACTCCCAAGCGGCGCAAAAAAAAGAAACCACGCTGTGTTGTCCGGTTGAATATAACCAAGAATATTTAAAAATTCTCCCGCCAGAAATTTTGGAGCGCGACTACGGCTGCGGCGATCCTTCTCAATTTGTGCGCGAGGGTGAAACCGTACTCGACCTCGGCAGCGGTGGCGGCAAGATTTGCTACATCGCCGCGCAGGTTGTCGGGCCGCAGGGAAAAGTCATCGGCGTCGATATGAACGATGAGATGCTGGCGCTGGCGCGAAAATATCAAGACGAAATGACGCAGAAAATCGGCGCGCCCAACGTCGAATTTCGCAAAGGCAAAATTCAAGACCTGCGGCTCGATCTGGAGGAAGTGGATGAATATTTGCGCCGCCACCCGATTCGCACCAGCGCTGATTTGCAGCTTCTCGAAGAGTACAGCGAGGCCTTGCGCAAAAATGCGCCGCTCATCGAAGACAACTCGGTTGACGTCGTGGTTTCCAATTGCGTGCTCAATCTCGTCAGAGAAGAGGATCGCCGCCAGCTTTTTGCGGAGATCTTTCGCGTGCTCAAAATCGGCGGCCGCGCCGCCATCTCGGATATCGTGAGCGACGAAGAAGTGTCCGAGCATCTCAAGAACGATCCAGAACTGTGGAGCGGCTGTATTTCCGGCGCGTTTACCGAAACGGGATTTCTGAAGGCATTTGAAGAGGCCGGATTTTATGGAGTGGAAATTGTTAAACGCGATGACAAGCCGTGGCAGACGGTTGAAGGCATCGAATTTCGCAGCGTCACCGTCGTTGCCCACAAAGGCAAGCAAGGCCCGTGTTTTGAACGCAATCAAGCCGTGATCTACAAAGGCCCGTGGAAGGCGGTCATCGACGACGACGGCCACACCCTCTATCGCGGCGAGCGCATGGCGGTTTGCGACAAGACATTTCGGCTTTATACACGAAAAGAAAGTCCGTATGGACAAGACCTCATCACGGTGGAGCCGTACAACGAGATTCCTTTGGAAGAAGCGAAATCGTTTAATTGCAGCAAGAATGCACGCCGGCATCCGAAGGAAACTAAAGGACAAGATTACAAGGTGACCGAGATCAGCGAAGGCTCGTGCTGCGGGCCGGATGGGTGCTGCTGA
- a CDS encoding arsenosugar biosynthesis-associated peroxidase-like protein, translated as MPSYYLSEDLARFGEVGNPSPKLYKMWLDWYNESHKDGALDKKTKALIALAVAHVLQCPYCIDAWTTGSMKEGATPEQMAEAVHVASSLRAGASLVHHVQSLNAQAQE; from the coding sequence ATGCCAAGTTATTACCTCAGCGAAGATCTGGCACGTTTTGGCGAAGTCGGCAATCCCTCGCCCAAGCTTTACAAAATGTGGTTGGATTGGTACAACGAAAGCCACAAAGACGGCGCGCTGGACAAAAAGACCAAAGCGCTCATCGCGCTGGCGGTGGCGCATGTGTTGCAATGCCCGTATTGCATCGATGCCTGGACCACCGGTTCGATGAAGGAAGGCGCGACACCGGAGCAAATGGCGGAGGCGGTGCACGTCGCCTCGTCATTGCGCGCCGGCGCCTCGCTGGTGCACCACGTGCAGTCGTTGAATGCGCAAGCGCAAGAGTAA
- a CDS encoding NAD(P)/FAD-dependent oxidoreductase, with protein MLTTPTRKRAVIIGAGPMGFETALRALDRGFEVTMLEAGRVGENIRQWQHVRFFSPFGMNISPRIRQALSGNKIPPDDAILTGGEFVEAVLEPLSRLPAFDGKLHCGQRVVSVARAMLGKMGLPGHPLRKERPFRILTEDVEGKENIFEADLVFDASGVYRQPNWAGTAGMPALGERALGNRIVRHLSDFDGKEFERYAGKSVLLIGHGHSSAHASLALSNILKRAPSTQVTWAVRTDRTKPILEIPDDPLPERASIAEAANALAQAPPQNFRVLRRAALEALAVAPQQPAHAKTQRLKVKLKVWRNFEEFEVDEVIALTGYRPNLEMLRELTAEFSGVSEGVAGLYRALTNVTDCLAKIEINPKDLQSGESNFFAVGIKSYGRNPGFLLKSGVEQLEAIFSLL; from the coding sequence ATGTTAACAACACCGACCAGAAAACGCGCCGTGATTATTGGCGCGGGGCCGATGGGATTTGAAACAGCATTGCGAGCTTTGGATCGTGGCTTTGAAGTGACCATGCTCGAAGCCGGACGAGTTGGCGAGAACATTCGCCAATGGCAGCACGTTCGCTTTTTTTCGCCGTTCGGCATGAATATCTCGCCACGAATTCGCCAGGCTTTGTCCGGCAATAAAATTCCACCTGATGACGCGATTCTCACCGGCGGCGAGTTTGTTGAAGCCGTGTTGGAGCCGTTGTCGCGACTGCCAGCGTTCGATGGAAAACTCCATTGCGGCCAGCGTGTTGTTTCAGTCGCGCGCGCCATGCTCGGCAAAATGGGTTTGCCTGGGCATCCTCTGCGAAAAGAACGCCCCTTCCGAATTTTAACCGAGGATGTTGAGGGGAAAGAAAACATTTTTGAGGCTGATCTAGTCTTCGATGCCAGCGGCGTTTACAGGCAGCCGAATTGGGCCGGAACTGCCGGCATGCCGGCGCTCGGTGAACGCGCTCTCGGCAATCGCATCGTTCGCCATCTCAGCGATTTCGACGGCAAAGAATTCGAACGTTATGCCGGAAAGAGCGTTTTGCTTATCGGACACGGCCACTCCTCGGCGCACGCCTCGCTTGCCCTCAGCAATATCTTAAAACGCGCGCCCTCAACGCAAGTGACGTGGGCCGTACGCACCGATCGCACCAAACCCATTCTTGAAATTCCGGATGACCCACTGCCGGAACGCGCCAGTATCGCCGAGGCAGCGAATGCCCTGGCGCAAGCGCCGCCGCAAAATTTCCGCGTGCTTCGCCGCGCCGCCCTCGAAGCCCTAGCTGTGGCACCGCAGCAACCAGCGCACGCAAAAACTCAACGTCTGAAAGTTAAACTCAAAGTTTGGCGAAATTTTGAAGAGTTTGAAGTCGACGAGGTGATTGCCTTGACCGGTTATCGACCGAACCTGGAAATGTTGCGAGAGTTGACCGCGGAATTTTCCGGTGTGAGCGAGGGTGTGGCCGGACTTTACCGCGCGCTGACCAACGTCACCGATTGCCTGGCAAAAATCGAAATCAACCCCAAAGATTTGCAAAGCGGCGAGTCAAATTTCTTTGCGGTTGGAATTAAAAGCTATGGGCGAAATCCCGGCTTTCTTTTAAAATCGGGCGTGGAGCAATTAGAGGCCATCTTTTCCCTGCTGTGA
- a CDS encoding protein kinase, which yields MIGKTISHYQILEQLGGGGMGIVYRAEDIKLKRPVALKFLSPQLSFDQEAKRRFIHEAQAASALDHPNICTIYEIDEAEDGQMFIAMAYYEGETLKKKISHLDIFEGIKFAVQIAQGLAQAHKNGIVHRDIKPANVMITNDGLVKILDFGLAKLVGASRVTKAGTTMGTPLYMSPEQIKGSEVDHRSDIWSFGVVLYEMFTGQPPFSGDYEQATLYAIVYHEPRQPSEINPQIPASLERIIRKALQKRAEDRFDSMQTMLGDLKRVERDFSKGLKHTLTDTTSDILNLLDRGKNYLEKNEFGEALSRFRAVLQLNPDNRQARDLITEVERKQKEQQEILNLLSAGKRLLEKGEYQQALQTFHEVLVLKPDQQDARDFISKAQDIIKRLETIDKLFADAAFYTKKKKFEQVVGVYKQILDLDPTNKNALRGLQEAERELQTMAAGRTRTMSLSAETLNKPLKPRPKLGMWIGAAVTIFILIAGAAYLGPRIKTLLDSASQASKETPSVPAKPAPDSLKKAVPKDDSKPDPLAGLKKEVEEARRAMIAAKQQVPGSANDKLKNPRYGQALAVESTANNQFQAGDYEASRNSFKRAMELYQAAGEIPLTGNLTVNSTPPGALIYLNGRATREKTPFTFSGLEIGTYQIRLTLTGYSEGNSAAVVNANQTARAETGLKPLPPGKLAVSAVIWENGSERLAFAELFVDGQALGQIPGTFSLSAGSHRLNAKIFGYVLEGGEKIITIQSEQTTTLKLKFVKP from the coding sequence ATGATCGGCAAGACGATTTCTCACTACCAGATTCTCGAACAGCTCGGGGGCGGCGGGATGGGAATTGTTTACCGAGCTGAGGATATCAAGCTCAAGCGTCCGGTTGCCCTCAAATTTCTTTCACCGCAATTGAGCTTTGATCAGGAGGCGAAGCGCCGTTTCATACACGAGGCGCAGGCCGCCTCGGCTCTTGATCATCCGAACATTTGCACCATTTATGAAATTGACGAAGCCGAGGATGGGCAAATGTTTATCGCCATGGCCTATTACGAAGGCGAGACCCTGAAAAAGAAAATTTCGCATTTAGACATTTTTGAAGGCATCAAATTCGCCGTTCAAATCGCGCAGGGGCTGGCGCAGGCGCACAAGAACGGCATCGTCCATCGCGACATTAAACCCGCAAACGTGATGATTACCAACGACGGTTTGGTCAAAATTTTGGATTTCGGTTTGGCCAAGCTGGTGGGGGCATCGCGAGTGACCAAAGCCGGCACCACAATGGGCACGCCGCTTTACATGTCGCCGGAGCAAATCAAAGGCAGTGAGGTCGATCATCGCAGCGATATCTGGTCGTTCGGTGTGGTGCTCTACGAAATGTTTACCGGGCAGCCGCCTTTCTCCGGTGATTACGAACAAGCCACTCTCTACGCGATTGTTTACCATGAGCCGCGGCAACCGTCGGAGATCAACCCGCAGATTCCGGCGTCGCTGGAGCGCATCATCCGCAAGGCCTTGCAGAAACGCGCCGAAGATCGCTTTGATTCGATGCAGACCATGTTGGGTGATCTCAAACGCGTTGAGCGGGATTTTTCCAAAGGTTTAAAGCACACCCTCACGGATACGACCTCGGATATTCTCAATCTGCTCGATCGTGGTAAAAACTATCTCGAAAAAAATGAATTTGGTGAGGCGCTTTCCAGATTTCGCGCGGTGTTGCAGCTTAATCCGGACAATCGCCAGGCGCGGGATTTGATTACGGAAGTGGAGCGCAAGCAAAAAGAACAACAGGAAATCCTCAATCTTTTAAGCGCCGGCAAGCGGCTTTTGGAAAAAGGTGAATATCAGCAGGCCCTGCAAACCTTCCACGAGGTTCTCGTACTCAAACCCGATCAGCAGGACGCCAGGGATTTTATCAGCAAAGCGCAGGACATTATCAAGCGCCTGGAAACGATCGACAAGCTTTTTGCTGACGCGGCATTTTATACCAAAAAGAAAAAATTCGAGCAAGTTGTCGGCGTCTACAAGCAGATTCTGGATCTGGACCCGACGAATAAAAACGCCCTGCGTGGCTTGCAGGAGGCGGAAAGGGAATTGCAAACCATGGCTGCCGGGCGAACCCGCACGATGTCGTTATCGGCGGAGACGCTGAACAAGCCTCTCAAGCCGCGACCTAAACTTGGAATGTGGATTGGCGCGGCCGTCACCATCTTCATTCTGATTGCCGGCGCCGCGTATTTGGGGCCGCGTATAAAAACTTTGCTTGATTCAGCCAGCCAAGCCTCAAAGGAGACGCCGTCCGTACCGGCCAAACCGGCACCGGATAGCCTCAAGAAGGCAGTTCCAAAAGATGACTCTAAACCCGATCCCTTGGCCGGGCTTAAAAAAGAGGTGGAAGAGGCCAGGCGCGCGATGATCGCCGCCAAGCAACAAGTTCCCGGCAGCGCTAATGACAAACTTAAAAATCCTCGCTATGGCCAGGCGCTTGCGGTTGAATCAACCGCCAACAATCAATTTCAGGCCGGCGACTATGAAGCGTCACGCAATTCGTTCAAGCGGGCCATGGAGCTTTATCAAGCGGCGGGTGAAATACCCCTCACCGGAAATTTAACCGTAAACTCGACGCCGCCGGGCGCACTGATTTATCTCAACGGGAGGGCCACGCGGGAAAAGACACCGTTCACATTTTCCGGTTTGGAAATTGGAACCTATCAGATTCGTTTGACGCTGACTGGTTATTCGGAGGGAAATTCTGCGGCGGTTGTCAATGCCAACCAAACCGCGCGCGCAGAGACCGGGTTGAAGCCGTTGCCGCCGGGCAAATTGGCCGTCTCCGCGGTGATTTGGGAAAATGGCAGTGAAAGGCTGGCGTTCGCGGAGCTTTTTGTGGATGGCCAGGCGCTGGGGCAAATTCCCGGCACGTTTTCTCTCAGCGCCGGCAGCCATCGCCTCAATGCCAAGATATTTGGATATGTTCTCGAAGGCGGGGAGAAAATCATCACGATTCAGAGCGAACAGACAACGACTTTAAAGCTAAAATTCGTCAAACCCTAA
- a CDS encoding T9SS type A sorting domain-containing protein, translated as MSFGADITVNSTTVNSATQITANITIGANATLGARHVSVTNAAPGGGTATLTNGFTVIGPTIPTAPSNLTAEAISTSEIILRWTDNSNNEDGFRIERRTGVEDVRFFTVGPNVRTYQDRGLNPGTRATYRVFAFNAGGDSPASNAAVEITATGLLGDVVRDFKLDAQDVSLVVDIILQRAAQRITALDLSTADTNFDGKINVIDVVYIVREATRNLLASASLPDRVEENDASGELRLGATTLPAGATAKLPVTISLVEKATALQLKLRYDGEKIAVDDPVLSTAHPGMTLFAARDKDQLAVLIYSLSREDIPAGAYKLLEVPVRTRDTDLEVGLQIENVLLVGEQRKLLSPRVINEAAKLKINLPTAFALSQNYPNPLAASNRQTEIGYTLPVAATVKLSIYNLLGHEVAVLVNAPQTPGVKKVLWDGRDKQGNHATTGIYFYRLTAGNFVATRKMVLK; from the coding sequence GTGAGTTTTGGCGCAGACATCACGGTAAATTCGACGACTGTCAACAGCGCGACGCAAATCACCGCCAACATCACGATTGGCGCCAACGCCACGCTGGGGGCGCGCCATGTTTCGGTTACGAACGCCGCTCCCGGTGGCGGAACGGCGACGTTGACGAACGGCTTCACGGTTATCGGCCCCACGATTCCAACTGCCCCTTCGAATTTGACCGCCGAGGCGATCAGCACGAGCGAAATCATTTTGCGCTGGACGGACAACTCGAACAATGAAGATGGGTTTCGGATTGAACGCCGAACCGGGGTTGAAGATGTGAGGTTTTTCACCGTTGGGCCGAATGTGAGAACGTATCAAGATCGCGGGCTGAATCCCGGCACGCGCGCCACCTATCGGGTGTTTGCTTTCAACGCTGGCGGTGATTCGCCCGCCTCGAACGCCGCCGTCGAGATTACCGCCACCGGCCTTCTCGGTGACGTCGTGCGTGATTTCAAGCTTGATGCCCAGGATGTCAGCCTGGTGGTTGATATCATTTTGCAGCGCGCTGCGCAAAGAATCACGGCGCTGGATCTCTCAACCGCGGATACGAATTTTGACGGAAAAATCAATGTCATCGACGTGGTCTATATCGTGCGCGAAGCCACACGCAATCTTTTGGCCTCGGCAAGCTTGCCGGACCGCGTCGAGGAAAATGACGCCAGCGGCGAGCTTCGTCTTGGCGCCACCACCCTGCCGGCTGGCGCAACCGCCAAATTGCCTGTGACCATTTCACTTGTCGAGAAGGCAACGGCCTTGCAACTCAAGCTGCGCTACGACGGCGAGAAAATTGCGGTGGATGATCCGGTTTTATCGACGGCACATCCGGGCATGACTTTGTTCGCCGCCCGCGATAAGGATCAGCTTGCGGTGTTGATTTACAGCCTGTCGAGAGAGGACATTCCTGCCGGTGCGTATAAGCTGCTCGAAGTTCCCGTGCGCACACGCGATACGGATTTAGAGGTCGGCTTGCAAATCGAAAACGTGCTTTTGGTTGGAGAACAGCGAAAATTGCTGTCGCCGCGGGTCATCAACGAAGCGGCAAAGCTCAAAATCAATTTGCCAACCGCATTTGCATTAAGCCAGAATTATCCGAACCCCCTCGCCGCTTCCAATCGACAAACCGAAATCGGCTACACCCTGCCGGTGGCTGCAACCGTCAAACTTTCGATTTATAATCTCCTGGGCCATGAAGTTGCAGTTTTGGTCAATGCGCCGCAAACGCCGGGCGTCAAAAAAGTGCTGTGGGATGGCCGCGACAAGCAAGGGAATCATGCAACCACCGGTATTTATTTTTATCGCTTGACAGCCGGCAATTTTGTCGCCACTCGAAAAATGGTGTTGAAGTAA
- a CDS encoding tetratricopeptide repeat protein, which produces MMKMIDPIRIGTALFLSGLIIGCGDSNLRSGRSLLKENQYAEAIARLEAAERHSPENWLIKRELGIAYYRNEQNEKAIEKLRQAITIRPRNGRSLLYLGLCYERQEMYAEAVSVYRVYNQVSVLDPLRKELQARIRDVHLKELQKEVKQNLREVEAGRIQPPEPNTLAILYFRNLSQTEELTPLLKGIAEILTTDFGKVQSLRLVERIKLQVLLDEMKLSTSEFFDQVQSPKAGRLLGASQLISGGIERVSETSLQINAGAISTATGELRGNGAQASGGLSEVLTLEKTLFFDLVKDLGIKLSEAEIEAIKPLPTKNIIAFVAFCKGLDFEDKNLLDEAIAQYNRAVQLDPAFALARQKREQLVIERLSLATIEKLADYQERFTGTEPTLLDTGSKIGLRLGFDYQELSPIDPNAFRATGVITITGDLPRN; this is translated from the coding sequence ATGATGAAAATGATTGATCCAATAAGAATTGGAACGGCGCTGTTTCTCAGCGGGCTGATCATCGGCTGCGGCGATTCCAATCTGCGCAGCGGCCGATCACTTTTGAAGGAAAACCAATACGCCGAGGCCATCGCGCGCTTGGAGGCGGCGGAACGCCATTCCCCGGAAAACTGGCTCATCAAACGCGAGCTGGGAATCGCTTATTACCGCAACGAGCAAAACGAAAAAGCGATTGAAAAGCTCAGGCAGGCGATCACTATCCGTCCCCGCAACGGCCGGTCGCTGCTTTATTTGGGATTGTGTTACGAACGGCAGGAAATGTACGCCGAAGCCGTGTCGGTGTATCGTGTTTATAATCAAGTGAGCGTTTTGGATCCTTTGCGCAAAGAACTGCAAGCCCGCATCCGTGACGTGCATTTAAAAGAGCTGCAAAAAGAGGTCAAGCAAAATCTCCGCGAGGTGGAAGCCGGGCGGATTCAACCGCCGGAGCCGAACACTCTGGCGATCCTTTATTTTCGCAACCTTTCACAAACCGAGGAGCTGACGCCGCTGCTGAAGGGCATCGCTGAAATTCTCACCACCGACTTTGGCAAGGTGCAAAGCTTGCGATTGGTGGAAAGAATCAAGCTGCAAGTTTTGCTCGACGAGATGAAGCTCTCGACGTCGGAATTTTTCGATCAGGTGCAGTCGCCAAAAGCCGGGCGGCTGTTGGGCGCCAGCCAATTGATTTCCGGCGGCATCGAGCGCGTGAGCGAAACCAGCCTGCAAATCAACGCCGGCGCCATTTCCACCGCGACCGGCGAGCTGCGCGGCAACGGCGCGCAAGCCAGCGGCGGCCTCTCCGAGGTTCTGACGCTGGAAAAAACCCTGTTTTTTGATTTGGTCAAGGATCTCGGCATCAAATTGAGCGAGGCGGAAATCGAGGCGATCAAGCCCTTGCCCACCAAAAATATCATCGCCTTCGTCGCGTTTTGCAAAGGCCTGGATTTTGAAGACAAAAATCTATTGGACGAGGCGATCGCGCAATATAACCGCGCCGTGCAATTGGACCCGGCTTTTGCTTTGGCCCGGCAAAAAAGAGAGCAACTTGTTATTGAACGGTTGTCGCTGGCGACGATCGAGAAATTAGCCGACTACCAGGAACGCTTCACCGGAACGGAGCCAACTTTATTGGACACCGGCTCCAAAATCGGCCTGCGCCTGGGTTTCGACTATCAGGAGCTTTCCCCCATCGATCCCAACGCTTTTCGCGCCACGGGCGTGATCACGATAACCGGTGACTTGCCGAGAAATTAG